The window CAGATCCGGCAGGGACAGACCTTTTCCGACACTGACTACCGCGGCATCGCCCGAATCAGGGTCCGCCGCGACTTGCCGCTGGTCTGCGTCGCCCTGCACGACGGAAGCGCCTTCCCTTCCGATCTCGAACCGCTCTGCCGCCTGTCGCCGGCCGAACGCCTGTTCGAGGAAGACCCCCACACCGCCGGCCTGCTCGAAGGCATGCCCGTGCTTCTGGCCGGTCGGGAATCCCGCTATTTCTACGACCTGAACCGCTCGCCGGCAAAGGCCGTCGATCCCGTCGCCTTCGGCCGGAAAATCTGGCGCCAGGGAGCGCATCCCGATCCGGCGCGCGCCCAGGCCAGGCACCGCGCCTTCTACCGCCTGGCCGAAGTCCTGATCGACCGTCTGGTTCGGCGGCACGGACACTGCCTGGTCATCGACCTGCATGCCTACAACGCCTCGAAAATCGACCGCCCGACCCCGCTGTTCAATCTCGGCACGGCAGCCATCGACGAACGGCGCCACCGTCCCCTGCTCGACTTCCTTCTCCGCCGCCTGCAACAGATCGACCTGCCCGGTACAACAACCCGGGTGGCGGAAAACGATGTCTTTCAGGGGCGCGGCCATTTTGTCAACTGGCTCGGCCGTCGTTTTCCCGACGTTCTGCCCCTCTGTCTCGAAGTGAAGAAAATCTACTGCGATGAACACAGCGGCGTACTGAACCGAAACGTTTACGATGCCCTGGCCGTTCAGCTGCCGGCAGCCCTGCACGACCTCTATCGCCGCTACCGGCAACAGCACCGGAAGCGGCCGGGAGACAACGGGCCATGATGTCGTTGCTGCGCAGGCTGGCCATTCAGGACGACGAAGCCGCTCCTTTTGTCTGGAGCGCCCTTGTGCTCCTGCTGGTCAACATCGCCAG is drawn from Geothermobacter ehrlichii and contains these coding sequences:
- a CDS encoding N-formylglutamate amidohydrolase, coding for MSEAKQTDRLLQQIRQGQTFSDTDYRGIARIRVRRDLPLVCVALHDGSAFPSDLEPLCRLSPAERLFEEDPHTAGLLEGMPVLLAGRESRYFYDLNRSPAKAVDPVAFGRKIWRQGAHPDPARAQARHRAFYRLAEVLIDRLVRRHGHCLVIDLHAYNASKIDRPTPLFNLGTAAIDERRHRPLLDFLLRRLQQIDLPGTTTRVAENDVFQGRGHFVNWLGRRFPDVLPLCLEVKKIYCDEHSGVLNRNVYDALAVQLPAALHDLYRRYRQQHRKRPGDNGP